The following are from one region of the Anomaloglossus baeobatrachus isolate aAnoBae1 chromosome 1, aAnoBae1.hap1, whole genome shotgun sequence genome:
- the C1H14orf119 gene encoding uncharacterized protein C14orf119 homolog — MTEEDIHISYVPAQEMRSVLHWFSEWTEHQRNRFLQDLLCKAVPGKLCLLLEGLGSLQLSAPPPSLFQCQMRLWDQWFQSWDEDERNEFLRQLEHQDPNFVAQFYKEVAGTVGKA; from the coding sequence ATGACAGAGGAGGACATTCATATCTCTTATGTCCCAGCTCAAGAAATGCGAAGTGTGCTGCACTGGTTTTCTGAATGGACAGAACACCAACGAAACCGCTTTCTGCAGGATCTTCTGTGCAAAGCAGTGCCTGGAAAGCTGTGCTTGCTCCTCGAAGGACTGGGTTCCTTGCAGCTGTCTGCACCCCCAccaagtctttttcagtgtcaAATGAGACTTTGGGACCAGTGGTTCCAAAGCTGGGACGAGGATGAACGAAATGAATTTTTACGACAGCTGGAGCACCAGGATCCAAACTTTGTGGCCCAGTTTTACAAGGAAGTTGCTGGAACAGTTGGAAAGGCCTAG